Proteins from a single region of Dama dama isolate Ldn47 chromosome 14, ASM3311817v1, whole genome shotgun sequence:
- the MAP1LC3C gene encoding microtubule-associated proteins 1A/1B light chain 3C: protein MQTPQKSPSLRPFKQRKSLATRREEVAGIRVKFPGKIPVIVERYPREKFLPRLDKTKFLVPQELTMTQFLSVIRSRMVLGATEAFYLLVNNKSLGSMNVTMAEIYRDYKDEDGFVYMTYASQEMFGCLGSAAPEDGSCFGEDRPCHPL from the exons ATGCAGACTCCACAGAAAAGTCCAAGCCTCAGACCTTTCAAGCAGAGGAAGAGTTTAG CAACCAGAAGAGAGGAAGTTGCTGGAATCAGAGTGAAGTTCCCAGGCAAGATCCCG GTGATAGTGGAGCGCTACCCCAGGGAGAAGTTCCTGCCCCGGCTGGACAAGACCAAGTTCCTGGTCCCACAGGAACTGACCATGACGCAGTTTCTCAGCGTCATTCG GAGCCGCATGGTCCTAGGGGCCACTGAAGCCTTTTACTTGCTGGTGAACAACAAGAGCCTGGGAAGTATGAATGTGACCATGGCAGAGATCTACAGGGACTACAAGGACGAGGATGGCTTTGTGTACATGACCTATGCCTCCCAGGAGATGTTTGGCTGCTTGGGGTCAGCAGCCCCCGAGGATGGGAGCTGCTTTGGGGAGGACAGGCCCTGCCATCCTCTCTAG